Proteins encoded together in one Chryseobacterium sp. G0201 window:
- a CDS encoding SDR family oxidoreductase: MQKTIFITGASSGLGKTTAKLFQTKGWNVIATMRKPEAETELTQLENVTVLKLDVANPKELEETIAHVLTNYQVDVVLNNAGYGLVGPLEAFTDEQIKKQIETNLMGVIRITKGFTPYFREKKDGILINITSTFGLIGFPTCSIYSATKFAVDGFSESLGYELAQFGIKVKVVAPGGIQTDFAGRSLDGAQHQGYQQLMAKVQEGYSPEQIANYSKPEDIANVIYEAATDGKDQLRYVAGKDANTLYNERAEIGAEAQVQKIKSDFKF; encoded by the coding sequence ATGCAAAAAACAATTTTTATTACAGGAGCATCATCTGGTTTAGGAAAAACGACAGCAAAGTTATTTCAAACTAAAGGCTGGAATGTTATCGCAACGATGAGGAAACCAGAAGCAGAAACGGAACTTACCCAATTAGAAAACGTAACAGTTTTAAAACTTGATGTTGCTAATCCAAAAGAACTTGAAGAAACGATCGCCCATGTTCTCACCAATTACCAAGTAGATGTTGTTCTGAATAATGCAGGATATGGATTAGTAGGCCCGTTGGAAGCTTTTACAGATGAGCAAATCAAAAAGCAGATTGAAACCAATTTGATGGGAGTTATCCGTATTACAAAAGGGTTTACACCTTATTTCAGAGAGAAAAAAGATGGAATTTTAATTAATATCACTTCAACTTTCGGATTAATTGGTTTTCCGACATGCTCCATTTACAGTGCAACAAAATTTGCGGTGGACGGATTTTCAGAAAGTTTGGGTTATGAATTGGCCCAGTTCGGAATCAAAGTAAAAGTAGTGGCTCCCGGAGGTATACAAACCGATTTTGCAGGACGTTCTCTGGATGGAGCACAACATCAGGGTTATCAACAATTAATGGCTAAAGTTCAGGAAGGTTACAGTCCTGAACAGATCGCAAATTATTCAAAACCGGAAGATATTGCCAATGTTATTTATGAAGCAGCCACAGACGGAAAAGATCAATTAAGATATGTTGCAGGAAAAGATGCCAACACCTTATATAACGAAAGAGCTGAAATCGGAGCCGAAGCTCAGGTGCAGAAAATAAAATCGGATTTTAAGTTTTAA
- a CDS encoding TQO small subunit DoxD, which produces MKNNTNQPTDMAGLYTLSIRMVIGWTYFSAFWRRLVLENKLDPDEAGYIGEKFNHFLPNALGIKPIIEYLVTHPEALHTSMVTFTIIEAVVGLFIILGLFTRLMSIGIFGLAMGILLGSGWIGTTCLDEWQIGVLGIAGGFTLFLTGSGSYSLDHYFLKKDFSFTQKIGFKWIGSGTFPILNPKLFVLTGSIFIFGLTLYTNQYFHGGVWGTLHNKSVKPKVEISNISLNDSDLKFEVYRTEGVDVYGSFLIGIQVLNEKGDILKEINGTELSKFPKENINNHYVAKVKSGKHSLIIPLGAKADLTIKIDDILAQKDDIHTLKLIDISGIEWKARIK; this is translated from the coding sequence ATGAAAAATAATACCAATCAGCCTACTGATATGGCTGGTTTATATACGTTGTCGATCCGTATGGTTATCGGGTGGACTTACTTCTCAGCCTTTTGGCGCAGACTCGTTCTCGAAAATAAACTCGATCCTGATGAAGCAGGATATATCGGAGAAAAATTCAATCATTTTTTACCCAACGCTTTAGGAATCAAACCGATTATCGAATATTTGGTTACCCATCCTGAAGCTCTGCATACTTCGATGGTGACTTTTACGATTATTGAAGCTGTTGTGGGATTATTTATTATTTTAGGATTATTCACAAGATTAATGAGCATCGGGATTTTTGGTCTTGCGATGGGAATTTTATTAGGTTCCGGCTGGATAGGCACAACTTGTTTGGATGAATGGCAGATCGGCGTTCTAGGAATTGCGGGCGGATTTACTTTATTTCTCACAGGAAGCGGTTCTTATTCTTTAGATCATTATTTCTTGAAAAAAGACTTTAGTTTCACTCAGAAAATAGGGTTCAAATGGATTGGCTCAGGAACATTTCCTATTTTAAATCCTAAACTTTTTGTATTGACGGGTTCCATTTTCATTTTCGGACTTACGCTTTATACCAATCAGTATTTTCATGGTGGAGTTTGGGGAACTTTGCATAACAAATCAGTAAAACCAAAAGTTGAAATTTCAAATATTTCGCTAAACGATTCAGATTTAAAGTTTGAAGTATACAGAACTGAAGGTGTTGACGTTTATGGATCGTTTCTGATCGGAATACAAGTTTTAAATGAAAAAGGAGATATTTTAAAAGAAATAAATGGAACCGAACTTTCAAAATTTCCCAAGGAAAATATCAACAATCATTATGTTGCTAAAGTGAAATCAGGAAAGCACAGTTTAATAATACCGCTTGGAGCAAAAGCTGATTTAACTATTAAAATTGATGATATTCTTGCTCAAAAAGATGACATTCATACGTTGAAATTAATCGATATCAGTGGGATTGAATGGAAGGCGAGAATTAAATAA
- a CDS encoding DHA2 family efflux MFS transporter permease subunit: MEDSLVEYGARRVIITITAILCALLEIVDSTIVNVALNEMKGNLGSTLSEVGWVITAYAIGNVIVVPMTSWLSQQFGRRNYFAASIIIFTVFSFLCGNADNIWELVFFRLCQGIGGGALLVTSQTIITESYPIEKRSMAQAIYGLGVIIGPTLGPPLGGYIVDNFSWPYIFYINIPIGIAATLMTLQFIKSPKYAEKRKASDVDWLGIALLAVTVGSLQYILERGHEEDWFASGWIVIFTVSAVLGFILFLWRELTFKYPIVELRVLKNSNLRIGTVMSFVLGFGLYGSTFIVPLYTQSILGWTALESGALMIPAALTTAFMMPIIGKLLSKGVKQQILVSLGLFTFFVYSFWGYKILTPDTGKDAFFWMLMVRGAGLGLLFIPITSLSLSTLKGQEIGQGAAFTGMMRQLGGSFGIAAITTFIANASQKYRVNLVSHLDSNDFDVQQRLAGLKASFMAKGMTPDAAMNAAYKMLDLTVTKQATVLSYMDVFLYLGIAFLICIPFILLVKERKSKEKIDLSGVH, from the coding sequence ATGGAAGATTCATTAGTAGAATATGGAGCCCGAAGAGTGATCATTACGATCACGGCTATTCTTTGTGCTTTGCTTGAAATTGTGGATTCCACGATTGTGAACGTTGCCCTGAACGAGATGAAAGGTAACCTGGGATCTACACTTTCTGAAGTCGGTTGGGTAATTACTGCGTATGCCATTGGTAACGTAATTGTTGTACCGATGACGAGTTGGCTTTCTCAACAGTTTGGACGAAGAAATTACTTTGCAGCTTCTATTATCATTTTTACCGTGTTCTCGTTTTTATGCGGTAATGCAGATAATATTTGGGAGTTGGTATTCTTTAGATTATGTCAGGGAATTGGGGGTGGAGCCTTACTGGTAACATCGCAGACCATTATCACAGAATCTTATCCGATTGAAAAAAGAAGTATGGCTCAGGCTATTTATGGTCTGGGAGTAATTATTGGCCCAACATTAGGTCCGCCATTAGGAGGTTATATTGTTGATAATTTCAGTTGGCCATATATTTTCTATATTAATATTCCAATCGGGATAGCAGCAACTTTAATGACATTACAGTTTATAAAAAGTCCGAAATATGCTGAAAAACGTAAAGCTTCAGATGTAGACTGGTTAGGAATTGCTTTATTGGCAGTTACAGTAGGTTCATTACAGTATATTTTAGAAAGAGGGCATGAGGAAGACTGGTTTGCAAGTGGATGGATTGTAATATTCACAGTATCAGCAGTGTTAGGATTTATTTTGTTCCTCTGGAGAGAACTTACGTTCAAATATCCGATTGTAGAGCTTAGGGTTTTGAAAAACAGTAATTTAAGGATCGGAACGGTCATGTCATTTGTATTAGGATTTGGGTTGTACGGTTCAACATTTATTGTTCCTTTATATACTCAGAGTATTTTGGGATGGACGGCCTTAGAATCCGGAGCATTAATGATTCCTGCGGCGTTAACAACCGCTTTCATGATGCCAATTATTGGTAAATTGCTTTCAAAAGGGGTAAAACAACAGATTTTGGTTTCTTTAGGATTATTTACGTTCTTCGTTTATAGTTTCTGGGGATATAAAATTCTAACTCCCGACACCGGTAAAGACGCATTCTTCTGGATGTTGATGGTAAGAGGAGCCGGATTAGGATTATTGTTTATTCCAATTACCTCATTATCATTGAGTACTTTGAAAGGTCAGGAAATTGGACAAGGAGCAGCATTTACAGGGATGATGAGACAGCTGGGAGGATCTTTCGGGATTGCGGCCATCACAACATTTATTGCGAATGCCAGTCAGAAATACAGGGTTAATTTGGTCTCGCATTTAGATTCCAATGACTTTGATGTCCAGCAAAGATTGGCAGGATTAAAAGCAAGTTTTATGGCGAAAGGCATGACTCCCGATGCAGCAATGAATGCGGCTTACAAAATGCTTGATCTTACGGTCACGAAACAGGCAACAGTGTTGTCTTACATGGATGTTTTCCTTTATTTAGGAATTGCCTTCTTAATTTGTATTCCGTTTATTTTATTGGTAAAAGAACGAAAAAGCAAAGAAAAAATAGATTTAAGTGGTGTACACTAA
- a CDS encoding HlyD family secretion protein → MENNNTPVTEPKKKKSLVFPIILAVVVVVGGIYGYRTYSYGQTHEETDDAQIASNMSPVISKVSGYVTQVKVKDNQFVKKGDTLVILDNRDQKMALVQAEAALATAKSNISNAQASTTATSKNIGSSQAAVTTANAQIEAAKVNVWKTNQDLKRYSVLVKDHSITEQQYEQALAAKQSADRQLQVLVDQRNQIAQQTGIASSQTAASSQQISVAGSVAKQREVDVENARLNLSYTIILAPEDGFVGKVPIQAGQYLQAGSQLFSLVKNDQKWVVANFKETQVDKMVEGQKVKIEIDAFPDTEFDGVVSSFSPATGSTFSILPPDNASGNFVKVVQRLPVKIDFVKLDPNVAKRLRTGMNVKAEVTLK, encoded by the coding sequence ATGGAAAATAATAATACACCAGTAACTGAACCTAAAAAGAAAAAGAGTTTAGTTTTCCCAATCATTTTAGCGGTTGTCGTAGTAGTGGGAGGGATCTACGGATACAGAACATATTCTTACGGACAGACTCACGAAGAAACTGATGATGCTCAGATCGCTTCAAACATGAGTCCTGTGATCTCTAAAGTTTCAGGATATGTAACGCAGGTAAAAGTAAAAGATAATCAGTTTGTTAAAAAAGGAGATACTTTGGTTATCCTTGATAACAGAGATCAAAAGATGGCTTTGGTGCAGGCTGAAGCAGCTTTAGCGACTGCAAAAAGCAATATTTCAAACGCTCAGGCAAGTACAACAGCAACATCTAAAAATATAGGAAGCTCACAAGCAGCTGTAACAACGGCAAATGCTCAAATTGAAGCTGCAAAAGTAAACGTTTGGAAAACTAATCAGGATTTAAAGAGATATTCTGTTTTGGTAAAAGACCATTCAATTACAGAACAACAATATGAGCAGGCTTTGGCTGCAAAACAATCTGCAGACAGACAATTACAGGTTTTGGTTGATCAGAGAAATCAAATTGCTCAACAAACCGGCATCGCTTCTTCTCAGACGGCTGCAAGTTCTCAACAAATCAGTGTTGCAGGTTCAGTGGCTAAGCAAAGAGAAGTTGATGTAGAAAATGCAAGATTGAATCTTTCTTACACCATTATTCTTGCTCCGGAAGACGGATTTGTTGGAAAAGTTCCAATTCAGGCAGGACAGTATTTACAGGCGGGATCTCAGTTATTCAGTTTAGTTAAAAATGACCAAAAATGGGTTGTTGCCAACTTTAAAGAAACTCAGGTTGATAAAATGGTAGAAGGTCAGAAAGTAAAAATCGAAATCGATGCTTTCCCGGACACAGAATTTGATGGTGTAGTAAGCTCATTCTCTCCGGCTACAGGTTCTACATTCTCTATTCTTCCTCCGGATAATGCGAGTGGTAACTTCGTAAAAGTTGTACAAAGACTTCCTGTGAAAATTGACTTTGTAAAACTAGATCCAAACGTTGCTAAAAGGCTTAGAACAGGAATGAATGTGAAAGCCGAAGTTACTTTGAAATAA
- a CDS encoding TolC family protein, whose translation MKRINNSVLALSLFIGIANINAQEKKKLTLDEAVQLGIQNSKSLKIDAAKIEEATADLLEAKNRQLPELKVSGSYMYLPIKPTIDLKLSTGSGAGAESPTVHQVAYGSVNLSVPIYNGGRIKYGIQSAKYLVEASKLSTENDKIAIAYNVAQAYNNLFKANQSIKVLEENLTASQKRDETFLKLENNGVIARNDRLKANLQTSNIELQLLEAKNNYNIANINMDLLLGLADNTEIEVDQNYIDEGSDVKAVDFYVNEARENRKDLQALAQQRKAAELGSKSAKAENLPSIAFTGGYVAADIPKFLTIYNAVNIGVGISYNLSNLWKENSSLRQSQAREKQLAANDELLNDNIKLDVNREYQNTDYSKKRIAVYEKAAEQANENYRITKNKYDNGLATMTELLDADAAQISSNVGVINAKADAALAYRKLLQTTGTLTIK comes from the coding sequence ATGAAGAGAATAAATAATTCAGTTCTTGCACTTTCTCTATTTATAGGAATTGCAAACATAAATGCTCAGGAGAAAAAAAAACTCACTCTCGATGAAGCTGTGCAGTTGGGAATCCAAAACAGCAAGAGCCTAAAGATTGACGCAGCTAAAATTGAAGAAGCTACTGCAGATCTTTTGGAAGCAAAGAACAGACAACTTCCTGAATTGAAAGTTTCCGGAAGCTATATGTATCTTCCGATTAAACCAACGATTGATCTTAAACTTTCTACCGGATCAGGTGCTGGTGCAGAAAGCCCGACAGTTCATCAGGTAGCTTATGGATCTGTGAATCTTAGTGTTCCGATCTACAACGGTGGAAGAATTAAATATGGTATTCAGTCTGCAAAATATTTGGTGGAAGCATCAAAATTAAGCACAGAAAATGATAAAATAGCCATTGCTTACAACGTTGCTCAGGCTTATAATAATTTATTTAAAGCAAATCAGTCAATCAAAGTTTTAGAAGAAAATCTTACCGCTTCTCAAAAAAGAGACGAAACTTTTCTTAAGCTTGAAAATAATGGAGTTATCGCGAGAAATGACCGTTTAAAAGCAAATCTTCAGACTTCAAATATCGAATTGCAATTATTGGAAGCTAAAAACAACTACAATATTGCGAACATCAACATGGATCTTTTATTAGGATTAGCTGATAATACAGAAATTGAAGTTGATCAAAATTATATCGACGAAGGTTCTGATGTAAAAGCAGTTGATTTTTATGTAAACGAAGCCAGAGAAAACCGTAAAGACTTACAGGCTTTGGCTCAACAAAGAAAAGCGGCTGAGTTGGGATCTAAATCGGCAAAAGCTGAAAATCTTCCTTCAATTGCATTTACAGGAGGTTATGTAGCGGCGGATATTCCGAAATTTCTTACAATTTACAATGCAGTAAATATTGGAGTTGGAATTTCTTATAATTTATCAAATCTTTGGAAAGAAAATTCTTCATTAAGACAGTCTCAGGCAAGAGAAAAGCAGTTAGCTGCCAACGATGAATTATTAAATGACAACATTAAGCTTGATGTAAACAGAGAATATCAAAACACAGATTATTCTAAAAAGAGAATCGCAGTGTATGAAAAAGCTGCTGAACAGGCTAATGAAAACTACAGAATCACAAAAAATAAATATGACAACGGTTTGGCTACCATGACCGAATTGTTGGATGCAGATGCAGCACAGATTTCTTCAAATGTTGGAGTTATTAACGCAAAAGCAGATGCAGCATTGGCTTACAGAAAACTATTACAAACTACAGGAACTTTAACAATTAAATAA
- a CDS encoding TetR/AcrR family transcriptional regulator, whose protein sequence is MISKEENILFAAEKLFAEKGFEGTSTREIAKAANVNISMISYYFGSKEKLYEKLVEYRMNEGQFFSKDILERTDINEWEKIEKIVDQFAGRIRHHKCFYRIMQREQLHAENPQIVEFLKQTKMGFIAMYSKILESGLEKGVFTKNPPIYLLHTTVSGTLFYASNAKEMYKEFLNDTEDEEVFDEKYYTELNKHIKYILKDLLGYEENK, encoded by the coding sequence ATGATTTCAAAAGAAGAAAATATATTATTCGCTGCCGAGAAGCTCTTTGCCGAAAAGGGTTTTGAAGGAACTTCCACTCGGGAGATCGCAAAAGCCGCGAATGTAAATATTTCTATGATATCTTACTATTTCGGTTCTAAAGAAAAGCTGTACGAAAAATTAGTTGAATACAGAATGAATGAAGGTCAATTCTTTTCCAAGGATATTTTGGAAAGAACCGACATCAATGAATGGGAAAAAATAGAAAAAATAGTAGATCAGTTTGCAGGAAGAATAAGACATCATAAATGTTTTTACAGAATCATGCAGAGAGAGCAGTTACATGCAGAAAATCCCCAGATCGTTGAGTTTCTAAAACAAACGAAAATGGGTTTTATTGCTATGTATTCAAAGATTTTAGAAAGTGGTTTAGAGAAAGGTGTCTTCACAAAAAATCCTCCTATTTATCTGCTTCATACAACAGTGAGTGGGACATTATTCTACGCATCAAATGCTAAAGAAATGTATAAAGAATTTTTAAATGATACTGAAGATGAAGAGGTTTTTGACGAAAAATATTACACGGAACTCAATAAACATATTAAATATATACTAAAAGACCTTTTAGGTTATGAAGAGAATAAATAA
- a CDS encoding ATP-binding protein, whose protein sequence is MNWENIAGQENLKKLLRDSIAENRVSHAQLFIGKEGYGTLPMVLAYAKEILKGENEHAASKVEHLNHLDLHFSFPVFTDNRNSLSKNKFEEFREMIMASPYASYDDWTAFLESENKQLFISADEVDDQNQKFSLKSFEGGTKILIVWRADKMNTAASNKFLKFLEEPPAKTIILLTAEDINDILPTILSRTQVVEIPRINDNDIENYLKKNFSVTDEKVREIVHQAQGDLNDAIKLLNSGNKSDEFEKLFVQWVRDAFMVKKKPEFLKSIIIWAREIAGWNREKQKNFLNYCSEIFRLALLQNYQSESLVYKKIDANGFNWAGFSKFISGANIESILDEISTADLHLTRNGNPKIIWTDLGIKLSRYIHKST, encoded by the coding sequence ATGAATTGGGAGAACATCGCCGGACAGGAAAATCTGAAAAAACTTCTTAGAGACAGTATCGCCGAAAACAGAGTGAGCCACGCCCAGCTTTTCATAGGAAAAGAAGGATATGGAACTTTGCCGATGGTTTTGGCGTATGCAAAAGAAATTTTAAAAGGTGAAAATGAGCATGCTGCTTCAAAAGTAGAGCATTTGAATCACCTAGATCTGCATTTCAGCTTCCCGGTTTTTACGGATAACAGAAACTCTTTAAGCAAAAATAAGTTTGAAGAATTTAGAGAAATGATCATGGCTTCACCTTATGCAAGCTATGATGATTGGACGGCTTTTCTTGAGTCTGAAAATAAGCAACTCTTTATTTCTGCAGATGAAGTTGATGATCAAAACCAGAAATTTTCTCTTAAAAGCTTTGAAGGTGGAACTAAAATTCTGATCGTCTGGAGAGCAGATAAAATGAATACTGCCGCTTCCAACAAGTTCCTGAAATTTTTAGAAGAACCACCCGCAAAAACAATTATCCTTCTTACAGCCGAAGATATTAATGATATTCTTCCCACGATTCTTTCCAGGACGCAGGTTGTGGAGATCCCAAGAATTAATGATAACGATATAGAAAATTATCTTAAAAAGAATTTTTCTGTAACTGATGAAAAAGTGAGAGAAATTGTTCATCAAGCTCAGGGAGATTTGAATGATGCTATCAAACTTTTAAATTCAGGAAATAAAAGCGATGAGTTTGAAAAATTGTTTGTTCAATGGGTTCGTGATGCCTTTATGGTGAAAAAGAAACCAGAATTTCTTAAAAGTATTATTATTTGGGCTAGAGAAATCGCAGGCTGGAACAGAGAAAAGCAAAAGAATTTTTTAAACTATTGTTCTGAGATTTTCAGATTAGCATTGCTTCAAAATTATCAGTCGGAAAGTCTGGTTTATAAAAAAATTGATGCCAATGGTTTTAACTGGGCCGGATTTTCAAAATTCATCAGTGGAGCCAATATCGAAAGTATTCTGGACGAAATTTCAACTGCCGATCTCCATTTAACCCGAAACGGAAATCCTAAAATAATCTGGACGGATTTGGGGATAAAATTATCAAGATATATTCATAAAAGCACATAA
- the mdlD gene encoding NAD(P)-dependent benzaldehyde dehydrogenase MdlD: MNKELEQKIRRIFDKQKAFFKTNQTKDIEFRKTQLRKFREIFLSHTDALCEALDIDLGKSRKEAEYVEIQIVSSELDYLLENINEWAKPTFVPSKPSSTGEEIISKIIHEPYGVNYIIGPFNYPVQLTFSPLIGALISGNTAIIKPSENTPHVAKVIDDIVKESFDEAYVAVVQGAIEENTLLLSLPFDYIFFTGSPNVGKIVMKAAAEQLIPLTLELGGKSPTIIHKDADLDKAVQKISYGKWINCGQTCVAPDYIYIHESVKDTFIEKFRTYLETTYPEGSLGKIGKIVNQTQIKNLSGYLEASPEKVIYGGNYDLETRHFEATLMDNVTWDDKVMQQEIFGPILPILTYNDIDEALEEINNRPKPLALYIFTENQEFADDILSRTTSGDAEINSTIVHVGSHFLPFGGVGTSGMGKYHGKFSFENFSHTRSVLQVK; encoded by the coding sequence ATGAATAAAGAACTCGAACAGAAAATAAGAAGAATATTTGATAAACAAAAGGCCTTCTTTAAAACCAATCAAACTAAAGATATTGAATTCAGAAAAACTCAATTAAGGAAATTCCGTGAAATATTTCTGAGCCATACCGATGCACTTTGTGAAGCTTTAGATATAGATTTAGGAAAAAGCAGAAAGGAAGCCGAATATGTCGAGATACAAATCGTAAGCAGTGAACTTGATTATCTTCTGGAAAATATTAATGAATGGGCAAAACCAACCTTCGTACCATCAAAACCAAGCTCAACTGGCGAGGAAATTATAAGTAAAATAATCCATGAGCCTTATGGAGTTAATTATATTATCGGACCTTTCAACTACCCTGTTCAACTGACTTTTAGTCCGCTAATCGGAGCATTAATTTCGGGAAATACTGCCATCATAAAACCTTCTGAAAATACCCCTCACGTAGCAAAAGTTATTGATGATATCGTAAAAGAATCATTCGATGAAGCTTATGTAGCCGTAGTCCAAGGAGCAATTGAAGAAAATACGTTATTATTAAGCCTTCCGTTTGACTACATTTTCTTTACAGGAAGTCCGAATGTGGGCAAAATCGTTATGAAAGCTGCAGCAGAACAATTAATTCCTTTAACTCTTGAATTGGGAGGAAAATCTCCTACAATTATTCATAAAGATGCTGATCTGGATAAAGCCGTTCAGAAAATATCTTACGGAAAATGGATCAATTGCGGACAAACTTGTGTTGCTCCCGACTACATCTACATTCATGAATCTGTAAAAGATACTTTTATTGAAAAGTTCAGAACGTATTTAGAAACAACTTACCCTGAAGGATCTTTAGGAAAAATCGGAAAAATTGTTAATCAGACTCAAATTAAAAATCTTTCTGGTTACCTTGAAGCATCTCCGGAAAAAGTAATTTATGGCGGAAATTATGATCTTGAAACCCGTCATTTTGAAGCGACTTTGATGGATAATGTTACTTGGGATGATAAAGTAATGCAACAGGAAATTTTCGGACCGATCCTTCCAATTCTTACTTATAATGATATTGATGAAGCTTTAGAGGAAATAAATAATCGTCCAAAGCCATTAGCTTTATATATTTTCACCGAAAATCAAGAATTTGCAGACGATATTCTTAGTCGCACAACGAGCGGCGATGCGGAAATCAACAGTACAATTGTGCATGTCGGATCTCATTTTTTACCATTTGGTGGTGTAGGAACTTCCGGAATGGGAAAATATCACGGAAAATTCAGCTTTGAAAATTTCAGCCACACAAGATCTGTGCTTCAGGTGAAATAA